The stretch of DNA GACCGCTTCCAGAGCAGCCCGCAGGGCAAGGCGTTGCTGACCGCCATGGAAGACAAGAACATCACCGGTCTGGCCTATTGGCACAACGGGACCAAGCAGATGTCGGCGAACAAGCCGCTGGGCGAACCCAAGGACGCCCGCGGCCTCAAGTTTCGGGTCCAGGCCTCTCAGGTGCTTGAAGAGCAGTTCAAAGTCGTGCGTGCCAACCCGCGAAAGATGAGCTTTGCGGAGGTCTATCAGGGGCTGCAGACCGGCGTGGTCAACGGCACTGAGAACACCTGGTCGAACTATGAAAGCCGGAAGGTCCATGAGGTGCAGAAGTACATCACCGAGTCGGATCATGGCTTGATCGATTACATGGTGATCACCAACACCCAGTTCTGGCGCGGGCTGCCGGATGAGGTCCGCAGCGAGCTTCAGAGCATCGTGGAAGAAGTGACGGTGGAAGTGAATCGCCAGGCGGATGAGCTGAACCAGAAGGCCAAACGCACCATTGCCGAGTCAGGCAAGAGCGAGATTATCGAACTGTCCGCTGAGCAGCGTGGGGGAGTGGCGCGAGGCAATGAAGCCGGTGTGGAAGAAGTTCGAGAACGAGATCGGTGCCGATCTGATCAAGGCAGCCGAAGCGGCCAATCAACCCTGACCACTTGGAGCCGCCGGCACACCTGTCGGTGGCTTTCTGGAGCCGCGTCATGATCCTGTCGATCAGCAACGCTAGTGGTCAGCGGCGCGGCCAAGCTTCAGCCGCGACCGCTTGAAAGAGGCGCTTCGCCAATAAGCGCCTTGTCAGTGACGCGGCCCTTCTTCGGGCATGCTCATCAGCTGACGCTCCATGTTCCAGTCGAAGGGCTCCTCGTTTTCCTCGGCTTCGTAGCGGCGCTCTTCCAGGCGCTGGAAGATCTCGATTTCCTCGTCAGGCATGAAGTGCAGGCAGTCGCCGCCGAAGTACCACAGCAGGTCGCGCGGAACCAGATGAGCGATTTGCGGGTAGCGGTGGAAGACCTGGCAAATCATGTCCTGGCCCATGTGCCGCTCTTCCGGCACGTTTTTCAAGTTCATGATCAGTTCGTCGAACCGCTCGAGAAAAAGCGCATGGCTTTCTTCGGATACCTGTTCGGTTTCACCCATGGCAAGCAGGATGCCGCGCAGATGGGCCAGAAGTGCCAGGTTGTGATCGTGATAAGGATTGGCCATGGTTCACCTGAGTCGTTTGGGCGCGCGATTATAAAGGCGCACGAGTTGATTGGGGCGTGTCCAGTTGACTCGAGTGCCTGGACTGGGTTCGGTACGTAGGACGGATGGCAGTCAGGCTGTCACTTCTGGGGGATAGAGAAGGGGTTGTCAGGGCCCGAGACGGCGTTGCACCGCTCAAGTGATCCGCCAACCGTCCCGCGTTGTGGCGCGGAGCAGTTGGCGGATGCGTTCAGTGACTTGTCACTGGTGTCGACTACCTATGATCAGCGGATCCGACCTTCGCCCAGCACGAGCTCCTCCTTGCCGAAGTCATCAACACTGATGACCTTGCGCCGCGCCGCTTCGGCCGCGGTGAGTTGCTGAGCCTCGGCCGCATCGAACACCCCGGCGGCCAGTGCTGCACTGATCGGATCCTCGCCAGCGGTTAGCTTGAGTTCGCCGCTCTTGAGCGCCTTGTGCAGTTTCTTCTGCAGCGGCTGCGAGGCGGCCAGCGTGTCGAACGCGTCGCGCAAGGCGCCGAATGCTTCATCGGTGCCCTGCGGGCGATAGACACCTTCTAGAATCTGCTCCAGGGCAGGATCGCCTTCCGGGCGGCCGAGAATGCCAGCGACTTCGGCATCCAGTTCATCCGACGGCCCTTTGTGGCGAGCGCCAAAGGGAAACACCAGTACCTGCAATACGCCGCCAAGCAGACGGTTGGGGAAGTTGGCCAGGGTGTCGGCCAGGGCTTGCTCGGCCTTGCACAGGCAATCTTCCAATGCCCAGCGCAGCAGCGGCGCCTGTCCGACGGGGTGGCCAAGGTCGTGATAGCGCTTGAGCGCGGCGGAGGCCAGATAGAGGTGGCTGAGCACGTCGCCCAGTCGCGCCGAGAGCCGTTCGCGGCGCTTGAGCTCCCCGCCAAGCAGCATCATGGACAGGTCCGCAAGCATGGCGAAGGCCGCGGCGATGCGATCCAGAGCGCGGAAGTAGGGGCGCGTCAGCTCATTGCCGGGCGCCTTGCCCAAGAGGCCGAACGTGAGCCCGAGAACCAGCGTGCTGGCCGTATTGCTGACGGCAAAACCAATGTGCTGCATCAACAAGGTGTCGAACTTCTTGATCGCGGCATCGCGGTCAGGCT from Pseudomonas sp. DNDY-54 encodes:
- a CDS encoding PA2817 family protein; this translates as MANPYHDHNLALLAHLRGILLAMGETEQVSEESHALFLERFDELIMNLKNVPEERHMGQDMICQVFHRYPQIAHLVPRDLLWYFGGDCLHFMPDEEIEIFQRLEERRYEAEENEEPFDWNMERQLMSMPEEGPRH